A single genomic interval of Rosistilla ulvae harbors:
- a CDS encoding helix-turn-helix transcriptional regulator: MAIQSERHPKLLLLIANGEGKQGVESLAAALRVSSKTVRRDIASLRGVGVAIQEQIGDNGQKCYWLSKESLPQIKFAYDEALALMLCRPGIRVFQGTPLGEASECAFEKIMAAIGPNEQRFLERMLPRVHIAQVGSDYSAHGEILDALTLGIEENRATFITYRSNRSTEPVTYDIFPYAMAEHRGSLYVIGWHNDEEMVKTWKVDRMSDAEVTEIRFERPTDFDAAEHFRGAFAVVAGEESITVRVRFTGTAARYIQEKRMHSSQQVEVLGQALAEATFELTSTMEIKSWILSFGASAEVLEPQELRDEIQAELAAAMTHYAPTSERHAR; this comes from the coding sequence ATGGCCATCCAATCGGAACGACATCCGAAACTATTATTACTGATCGCCAACGGCGAAGGGAAACAAGGCGTCGAATCGCTCGCCGCCGCATTGCGCGTCAGCAGCAAGACGGTACGCCGCGACATCGCTTCGCTGCGCGGCGTTGGCGTGGCGATCCAAGAGCAGATCGGCGACAACGGTCAAAAGTGCTACTGGCTGTCCAAAGAATCGTTGCCTCAAATCAAATTCGCCTATGACGAAGCGCTCGCGCTGATGCTCTGCCGGCCAGGCATCCGCGTCTTCCAAGGGACACCGCTGGGCGAAGCCTCCGAGTGCGCGTTCGAAAAGATCATGGCGGCGATCGGGCCGAACGAACAGCGGTTCCTTGAACGGATGCTGCCGCGGGTTCATATCGCCCAGGTCGGATCGGACTATTCGGCCCACGGCGAAATCCTCGACGCCCTCACCTTGGGAATCGAAGAGAACCGGGCAACCTTCATCACCTACCGCTCCAACCGCAGCACCGAACCGGTCACCTACGACATCTTCCCCTACGCGATGGCCGAACATCGCGGCTCGCTGTACGTCATCGGCTGGCATAACGATGAGGAGATGGTGAAGACTTGGAAAGTGGACCGGATGAGCGATGCCGAAGTCACCGAAATCCGTTTCGAACGCCCCACCGACTTCGATGCCGCCGAACATTTTCGCGGCGCGTTTGCCGTCGTCGCCGGAGAGGAATCGATCACCGTCCGCGTCCGTTTCACCGGCACCGCCGCCCGCTACATCCAAGAAAAGCGGATGCACTCCAGCCAACAGGTCGAGGTGCTGGGGCAAGCGCTAGCCGAAGCGACATTCGAATTGACAAGCACGATGGAGATCAAAAGCTGGATCCTCAGCTTCGGCGCGTCGGCGGAAGTTTTAGAACCTCAGGAACTCCGCGACGAGATCCAAGCAGAACTCGCCGCCGCCATGACGCATTACGCCCCAACTTCGGAAAGGCATGCACGATGA
- a CDS encoding helix-turn-helix domain-containing protein, with translation MNKKSSGNRVVRELTTDERKQLETARAETEVRRDSIVAEARARKRALEAMRKDAQATIRAMKEERERLGLSLADVEARSGLKRSSLSRLENDPDANPTLLTLQRYADALHLSLSTSVGQP, from the coding sequence ATGAACAAGAAATCGAGTGGTAATCGCGTCGTGCGTGAGTTGACGACCGACGAACGGAAACAGCTCGAGACCGCCCGCGCGGAAACCGAAGTTCGTCGCGATTCGATCGTCGCCGAAGCGCGTGCAAGAAAACGGGCCCTCGAGGCGATGCGGAAAGATGCGCAGGCAACGATCCGGGCAATGAAAGAGGAGCGGGAGCGTCTGGGGTTGTCCTTGGCGGATGTGGAAGCACGCAGTGGGCTCAAGCGAAGCTCACTTTCGCGATTGGAAAACGATCCCGATGCCAATCCCACGTTGCTGACATTGCAGCGATATGCCGATGCGCTGCACTTGTCGCTGAGTACTTCGGTTGGCCAGCCGTGA
- a CDS encoding efflux RND transporter periplasmic adaptor subunit, producing MKPIAPLHFLIAIALLVGSTSHGQDRSQPASVETDCLLMILDQVDLAAERDGLLTTLHARTGEDVATGQLLFQLGDDESQARLEVARAELDQATVKAENQWNIRAAEVELAKNTKETELLDEVGRTPYLERYRAASNKDRSAAELKIAEAAHREDLYARQVAEAELSVAEIDLQERESVSPFAGTIVKQFRFQSEWCRQGDPVVRILRMDRLTVQAIVNLRDIAPHRIIGMRATATFQIAGEEPIVMDDLTITRCSPEVDLDGNYLVWTVTDNRKLPAANGQPQWLLRPGISGTLTIDILARRASE from the coding sequence ATGAAACCTATCGCCCCACTTCACTTCCTGATCGCGATCGCACTGCTAGTCGGTTCGACCAGTCACGGTCAGGATCGTTCGCAACCCGCGAGCGTCGAAACCGACTGTCTATTGATGATACTGGACCAAGTCGATTTGGCCGCCGAGCGGGATGGCCTGCTGACCACCTTGCATGCGCGCACTGGCGAAGATGTCGCCACCGGCCAGCTGCTGTTCCAGCTGGGCGACGACGAATCGCAGGCGAGATTGGAAGTCGCGAGAGCGGAGCTGGATCAAGCGACAGTCAAAGCGGAGAACCAATGGAACATTCGGGCTGCGGAAGTCGAACTGGCGAAGAATACAAAAGAGACCGAACTGCTCGATGAAGTCGGCCGCACGCCTTATCTGGAACGCTACCGTGCGGCGAGCAACAAGGATCGCAGTGCGGCGGAGCTGAAAATCGCAGAAGCCGCACATCGCGAGGACCTCTACGCGCGGCAGGTTGCCGAAGCCGAACTATCGGTTGCGGAGATCGATTTGCAGGAGCGTGAGAGTGTCTCGCCGTTCGCTGGCACGATCGTCAAGCAGTTCCGCTTTCAATCGGAATGGTGTCGCCAAGGCGATCCCGTGGTGCGGATCCTGCGGATGGATCGCTTGACGGTCCAAGCGATCGTGAATCTACGCGACATCGCACCCCACCGGATCATCGGGATGCGGGCGACAGCAACGTTCCAGATCGCCGGCGAAGAACCGATTGTGATGGACGATCTAACGATCACGCGATGCAGCCCGGAAGTCGACCTCGACGGCAACTACCTTGTCTGGACAGTGACCGACAACCGCAAGCTGCCCGCCGCCAACGGCCAGCCCCAATGGCTCCTCCGCCCCGGCATCAGCGGCACCCTAACGATCGACATACTAGCACGACGCGCTAGCGAGTGA